From Sinorhizobium sp. B11:
ATCTTTCGATCGGCGTCATCATGGTCATTTCGGCCGTCATCATGGGCAATGTCGCCATCACCTATGGCATACCGACACCGATCGCGGTCGCAGCCGGCCTCGTCGTCGGTGGTCTCTGCGGATTGCTGAACGGTTTCCTCGTCGCCTTCATGAAGCTGCCGCCGTTCATCGTGACACTCGGCACCTGGAACATCGTCATGGCGACGAATTTCATCTATTCCGCCAATGAGACGATCCGCGATACCGATGTCGATGAACAGGCGCCGCTGCTCCATCTCTTCGCCACGAGCTTCAAGCTCGGCAGCGCGGTGCTGACCCTCGGCGTTATCGCCATGGTCCTGCTCGTCGTGCTGCTCTGGTATGTCCTCAATCACACCGCCTGGGGCCGGCATGTCTATGCTGTCGGCGATGATCCGGAAGCTGCCAAGCTCTCCGGCATCCAGACCAAGAAGGTGCTGCTGACCGTCTACACCATATCGGGTGTCATCGCTGCCTTCGCCGCTTGGGTCTCGATCGGCCGCAATGGCTCGATTTCCCCGTCCTCGGCCGTCACGGACTACAATCTGCAAGCGATCACCGCGACCGTCATCG
This genomic window contains:
- a CDS encoding ABC transporter permease, with product MTGAQEFERVLDESDKSVASFEHENVSLIKRAQHFLHSTPAAVPLIVLILSIVIFGIAIGGRFFSSYTLTLILQQIAIVGILGAGQTLVILTAGIDLSIGVIMVISAVIMGNVAITYGIPTPIAVAAGLVVGGLCGLLNGFLVAFMKLPPFIVTLGTWNIVMATNFIYSANETIRDTDVDEQAPLLHLFATSFKLGSAVLTLGVIAMVLLVVLLWYVLNHTAWGRHVYAVGDDPEAAKLSGIQTKKVLLTVYTISGVIAAFAAWVSIGRNGSISPSSAVTDYNLQAITATVIGGISLFGGRGSILGTLFGTMIVGVVSMGLNMLGADPQWKVLLTGVLIIAAVAIDQWIRKVSV